ACCAAGGTGGATCAGAAAGCCACAGTTCACAAGTAGGGACCAAATTACAACCTCAGGTGAGAATTACGCGATTTTACTTAAGAAGTAACTGCATAATGCGTGGCTTTCCTAGCACGAGAGGGAAGTTCGAGATGAAATAACTATGAATCTACAGAAGGATAAAGAAACAGACAGAAAAAACGTGAAGGTTTAGTAATCAAGTTGAAGTCACTGTCCTGGAGCATTTATTCATTAGCACATTGGTTAGAAGGTTCGCCTACCGTTTTAAACTTCTTTAGCTATGAAACAGGAAGAAAATGCCATATAACTTACATTGACAAGAAGTCTACAGCGAATCATTTTTACAGCACGACATTCTCCTCGAGAATGTGCTTCTTCAAATTTGCAGGCCAAGGTTGTAAACACGAAATTAGTAGTAAATACATTGCTTGAAATCTTTTAACAGAACAAATACAAAATTTTCAAGTAAGGTCGAATACAATAAATTTAAATACTCACGTATACATTTCAATTCCCGAGGTAATGTATGAACTAGGATACAATGCTATGGTTTAAAAAATATGCAATTGGATGAAGATGAGAAAAGAAGGTGAGATGGTACCTCAATATTATCACTGTATGCAATTTACAAATTATTACATCATGTTTGCTTAAGCAAAGAGTCATTGCAAGTTAAAACGAGTGCCTACTTATGTAAACGTTAAGAAGATAGTACAAAAGTTGAGTCTAGCTGGTACTCGAGATCAGGAAAGTACTAGGGAAACAGACATTCTATAGATCATTAATAAGACAAGGATGATGTTGATCGTAAGGGGCTTTTGACCATACATCAGTTTTAAGAAGAATCTCTATGCTAAGCAGCCGGTTTCTGCAATCACAATGGCCATGAAGAAGATCACAATGCTCACAAGTATGTGGCGTGGCACCATTCTTGCCCTCGTAAACATTAATGAGATTTGCAAGTAGAACGTGAGGAATGCAGAGAGCCACAGATACATTTGGAAGCAACGTTTATAATATCAATCTAGTAAACCACAAAACACATTATACTTATTACCATGAACTTCAGATATAAAACTAGTTTAAACTGATGAAGAACTACATGAAACATTGGATTAGGATTCAGATCATTGACTAAAACATTTAGCTGGATTTACAGCACGAATTCATTTTGAAACTTGAAAAAACTGCATAAATGCCTACATCTGATCTCGCTGAGTAGAGCAATGATGATTTGCATTAAGAGATAAACTAGTTTGTGTTTTTCTTGATCCTTGGACTGTCATTCTTGTTTCAAATCAGATCATACATTTTCTTATCAGTTAACCGAAGCATGCATCTTGATTTCAATGCTTCCGTAGGTTGTTGAGGATATCAGGTCGATTTTGACATTGTCATACTGCTGACTGTCTAATGAATTTTACGACTTCCAATTTATAAGTGGTATTCTTTCTTAACTTCACACTGCAGAAAACATCTTCCTTTACAGAGAGTTCTGATTCATGCGTAGTATCTGTAGCTGCTAACTGTTATGCTTTATACATAAAATAGCAGAACTCCTGGAGGATCCAGCAAACTTAGAATAAAATCTATCTGTTGGATTTTTCTTTTTGAACATAAACTTCTTTTACAAATTACCCCAACTTGACCAAACATTCGAGAGAAGAGACTGCACAAAGTGTGTCCCAAAGAAAAAGTTAGGGAGTAAGGTTTTAGCAGAATTGTTGATAAAAAGTTCAGAAATTAGGTTTGACGAAtgttatatatttattttctgcCCTGAGGCCTCTGTCAGCCTGAACTCTGATACCATGTCTAGGAACCAGTTACTCTAAAACCTCAAGGTATTAGAGAATGACCCGGATCTTATATTCTAACATCCACAATTTCACAAATTTCACAGAAAGTATGTAAATTTTACATGTGTGAATATTGTTAAGAAATCAATAGAAAGTTCTTTAGCTGAATGTACTTTGTTTCAGAGAGAACTGGCTAGGGTCCCTCAAGTGATGCCTTGCTACAGCTCAAAGGCTTCCCTGCTTTAATTCACAAAACCAACAGATCAAGCAATCTTTCTACTCCAGCATTTTATTCTCTTCCTCAATCTATAAAACACATTTTAAACAACCTATGGACACTGTCTCAATCAAAAACTTAAACTATCTTCTTTATATCAACCATGGATGTAATTACTGTGGATCGCAGGACTTACCAGAGGTCCGCCTCTGGAATAACTGTGCTGGCTCATTTGTTGGGGTTGACTGCTCTCATCCTCTTGATTGTTTGGTTGTTGCATTATCGTGAAGGACTCGACTTGGATTCAGACAATCCAAGCCGCGTATTCAACGTAAAAATTTAGCATCTCCATTATTACTTGATCCACTaagtttttattttgtttatctTCACTCCTTAGCCGCAACTTAAAATTTTATGGTTGTTAACATACTTTATTTGGAAATGCAGGTTCATCCATTTCTTATGTACTTTGGATTCATCTTTTTTGCTGCTGAAGGTTTAagttttgttttttgtttttacTTTTTATCTTCATTCGAACATTCTTACTTCAGTAAAACTGGAGATTCTGCTCTGTTTGGGATCctggatttcatttgaaattaTGGATTTGATGgtaatttggatttggatttcatttgaaaATCCAGGACATTCAAATATTAGTATGAACATGAGAATTTGAAATGACAACTCAAATCCTGTTATTTGAAATCCATCATTTGAAATGAAATGCATATTTTCAAACACCCTCTACGGCGTGTATGATGCTAACTGTATGGGTGTTGGTGCTTGTGATTTTTAATCAGCAATGATGGCATACAAGACTGTAGCAGCAACACATCAAGTACAGAAGTTTGTACACATGTTCTTTAACCTGGTTTCACTTGTACTGGGCATTGTCGGAATTCATGCAGTATTCAAGTATCATGATAAGCTTAACTTAAAGGACATGACTAGCTTGCATTCATGGATTGGCATGGTCACTTTCTGCTTATTTATCTTGCAGGCAAGTGAATGCACTACACTGACAAATTTACACTTTTAAGTCCTGTAACTATGTATATTGATCGACTTCTTCTCCTGCAGTGGCTGTTTGGATTTAGTATATTTCTATTTTCACAAGCTTCGACAGCATATACAAGAGCACAAGCACTCCCATGGCACATTAACGGAGGCAGGGCGCTCTTATACATGGCAATTTGTGCAGCCGAAACAGGGTTGATGCAGAAGGCCAGCTTCTTGCGGCTTGGAGACAGCAGAGAATCTCACCTGGTGAATGTCCTTGGACTTCTAATCCTCCTTTTCGGCATCACAGTTGATATCTCTGTTGCTCTTGCACGCTATGTTTGATTTCTGTCTTTTGCTTCATTGCAACCTCAAGGCCATAATATGTGACCAATTTTGGTTTGGTATGGTGGTCCAGATGAAATTGATGTTAGAGTTTTGGGTGTTTGTGCTTTTCCATTTTCTGAGGCTTGTACATAATATTGTTTGATTCCTTATGCTGAATGCATCTATTTCATTCTGAAATGTGGGACTTGACGTAAATAGTATCAATTCTCTCAATGCTTAATCCACATATAATTAGCATCAAACATCCACAAAAAAAAAAAGATAAATCGAGTAATCATCAAGAGCTACATCTGACAATATTAATTTGCATAATTGATATTCCTATGGACAACATTGCTATCAGTAATTGATACCCTAACTACACATGCATGGTTGATCCAAGTAAACAGCCATTTGAGACCCCTATCGGATCATTAAAATTTTGACATACAAAAACATATACTCTAAATATATCTGCACAGAGCTGCACGTGCATGCACACACCTGTGACGATTATGACAATTATATTTCCTCTGGAAAGCAGCCTATGTGATAAGCCTCAATGCTATCAATAATCTGGTGGTAATTTGTAGCTGAGGTTTGTTCGCTTGATGAAAATTTACCCACAGGAAAGTCACGATAAGGACGTTGAACAGGAGGTAGCATCAGAGCAGATTGTTTGTCCATTGACAGTAGGCGCCCACATTTACTGAACCAACACCAAAGTAATGTAAGATATAATATAAACCATTAATAAAAATTTCCAAATAATATGAAAGTAGAGAATTGCACCTGCAGACTTTGGTGAATAGAGTTCGATAGCTGCATATCCATAGCTACAACAAATACTTGGGGACATTAATATCTACCACTCTAAGCTTCAAATGTCAATTACTAATGTGCTACAGTAGTTTTAAATTAAAATGCAAGAGACATTACCAACAGGGAATGTAACGCTGTTTCAGCGCTGATACCAGTGAAGTACTGCAGTGCTATAGCAGCATGTTCCTGCAGAAGTAATAGAAGTAAGATTAAACTGACATATCAATTTAAAAATGTCAATAGACACAACAAGTTAACAAATGATGTTACCGTTATGTGTCTAAATACATGATGTACAGAAAAACCCCTGGCATGTAGATAGCTGCCACCCTATACAAGAAAATAAATAATGCATCAGGAATAGCTTAGAAGCAGATGGAACTTGAATTGGAGAGGAAAAATTTGTTAGAGAGATTAACACTAAGGTTCCACCAATTAGCTACGGATGGAATTTTTTTCCCAATAACTTCCAAACCGACATATCAAACCCTATAATTAGTTTTTGACAATGTAACATCATGACCCTACACAAAGACCTTGGTTATGTTGTAACATAATCGTAATAACTGAACAACCTAAGCAACACATGCACAATACAAAAAAGGTTGATCATGacaaaaaacaaaataaacaaaattCCAAATCAAACAAAAAAATACATTAGAAATTCAGAATCAAGAGATGTCTTGCCAGGTAAACAAGAATACCTCATCAGGTGAAAAGAAAGCTACAGAATCGGGATACACAGAGCCAGCTGGATGCAAAGATATTACAGCTCTGAAGATAGAAGGAAACAACAGCTCAATTACAGAAATTTTTTCTGCATTTATTGTTGTGTGTCCCAACTTATTTGAGTTATGAAAGCTATGCTCTTTTGATGGATCCATAAAAGGTTCATTAGATGATATGGGCAGCAAGGATGCGCGTTTTAGCCATTTCAACCGCGGGTATGTAAAACTTTTGACGTCAGGGACTTCTTTTTCCAGGCACAACAGTATATCAGATACTGTTGCTAATTCGCTTGGCTCCTCTTCCTCGCTACCTGTTGATGTTTGCTTATCACAATGTTTTTTCGATGGTGATCCAGTCTCATTATCATCATCAAGATGGGGAAAGAATCGCTTCTTCTGATCGGTAAATGCCTTCAACGCCAACCTGCCAACATTAGGGATCATGTATCATGTATGACCGAGTTCAGCAGCAACTCCATGAATAGATACATATAAGTACAGAGAGatgtaattttattttattttttttacagAAATTCATCACTAAGAAAAATTTATGTTGGCATCTAATGCTCTCATTTCTAGTCTTTCTCGGAACTCAACATAAGTGTATCAATTCTGTTTTTTCACAGTGCATATGTAAACTACAAGAGGAGAatctaaaataaaatatgaaaACTGTACTGTTATCAGTTAGCAAGTAAAACAGTTTCAAGCACGATATTCCCAGCATTTTCATCATCTTGAATTTACAGATCATTTCAGTTGAAATAAATAAAGACACATAGGTCAGAAGATAAACCCACCTGGTCCGATCAACAGCGGATGCACCAGCCTGACCAGCAAGTTGACGTTTCCATGCATATGCAACAACGGCACCATCTGGGCATACTAAAGGCATGTGAAGACCCCACGAATTACTTCTTGAGCGGAGAGATTCATTAAGAACCCCGGAATCTTCCAACTGCTTTCCTGAAGAATAAGTAAAAGAACTTATATTTGCAGAAGCCAGCAGATACCataaaataatgaaaagagaATAACTTGTCTGACATTAACGAAAATCATTTAATCATTAACTATATAAACCaatatttatttcctttattgAATCTTATTATAAGAATCCAAACATCAATTCGACCACACCCACAAACCTGATGCTCCCATCTGGGAATCAACTGAAGACGACTTAGACATGGCCGACATAAGTTAGTTAATTATACTAGTAGAAGAGTATGTGTGTGAAAGGAGTTTAGAAAATGAAGTTTTGAAAGTTCAAAATGAAGAATGATGGCATTGGGATATAAAAACCCTTAGTTTCTCAAGTTCAGATTACATGTGTGTTATATACTAATACGATATAGCCGTTGTGTTCATGCAATATTGCTGAATAATGCCACATAAGATTGCCCTGCCAAATCAATAGAGCCGTTAGACATCTTTCCGTCCATATAACTTTTTAAACTAAACGGTATATCATATTAGTACACTCTATAAGTTTAAGTGATTAAAATGAGCCCCTGTTAACAACCGTGAAGTAATTGAGTTATCTTGTCATCATTCTCCAAATTTGACTAAAACAAAGCCTTATTTGGCCATTCGAATTCCAAATATTGGGCCAATACCCCATTATTAATTCGTAACCAACCAACATACACTCACATAACCACACACATCACGTAACAACAATTTAAATAAAGTAATGATCCTTAAAATATAGCTCGCTAAACTCCCACCAAAAAGCCAACACTAATTTACTCGTGCAGATAGTATCATTGTAGCTAATATCATCACATTAATTACGCATCACTCACTCACATACGTCTATATACAACAACTCCTCGAGTAATTAAGTTCTACATAAGCTCCCTAATCAATACAAACTACATTATCCATATTAATTCCCTTTTTTCAAATATATCAAACATATAGTATTCGCACTACGCTAATGTCATCACATTAATTACGCATCATTCAGTCAAATACGTCTACATACTACAACTCTTCGAGTAATTAAGTTTTACATAGCTCCCTAAAATAGTACAAACTACATTTTCCACATTACTTCCCTTCT
This genomic interval from Apium graveolens cultivar Ventura chromosome 8, ASM990537v1, whole genome shotgun sequence contains the following:
- the LOC141677993 gene encoding putative transmembrane ascorbate ferrireductase 3 codes for the protein MDVITVDRRTYQRSASGITVLAHLLGLTALILLIVWLLHYREGLDLDSDNPSRVFNVHPFLMYFGFIFFAAEAMMAYKTVAATHQVQKFVHMFFNLVSLVLGIVGIHAVFKYHDKLNLKDMTSLHSWIGMVTFCLFILQWLFGFSIFLFSQASTAYTRAQALPWHINGGRALLYMAICAAETGLMQKASFLRLGDSRESHLVNVLGLLILLFGITVDISVALARYV
- the LOC141677992 gene encoding mediator of RNA polymerase II transcription subunit 27; translation: MQQPQQQSPPAPATTEAPPKQVALAMDRLNHAGRLIADIRLGADRLLEAMFMAGESQQSNKPFKLIVQEEASMRQYLQDLRAVGKQLEDSGVLNESLRSRSNSWGLHMPLVCPDGAVVAYAWKRQLAGQAGASAVDRTRLALKAFTDQKKRFFPHLDDDNETGSPSKKHCDKQTSTGSEEEEPSELATVSDILLCLEKEVPDVKSFTYPRLKWLKRASLLPISSNEPFMDPSKEHSFHNSNKLGHTTINAEKISVIELLFPSIFRAVISLHPAGSVYPDSVAFFSPDEGGSYLHARGFSVHHVFRHITEHAAIALQYFTGISAETALHSLLLWICSYRTLFTKVCSKCGRLLSMDKQSALMLPPVQRPYRDFPVGKFSSSEQTSATNYHQIIDSIEAYHIGCFPEEI